The sequence below is a genomic window from Plasmodium cynomolgi strain B DNA, chromosome 4, whole genome shotgun sequence.
TGTGCATTATTCTTAGTATACTTTTATCAGAGGGAGCATTTGCGTTATATGTGTTTAGAAGTAAAGAGTGTAATTATTTAGGGCACGCCATTCGTATAGACAGTTatgaggtaaaaaaaaggaaaaatataggTAGAATAGATATATCAGCTGCGATGTGGAATTGGCCAGTTGGGAGAgcacatttaatttttattttttttaacgaatttTACACCCCTTTGAAGTGcataatttgttaaaaacgCGTCCTTTTATATATGCTGAAATGTTCTTACTTTTTCACCCCTACGACATACGTtcattcataatttttttattagtgaTTAAATTGAATGTATATCTGAGGGTCTTTCAAAATGGTTTATAAACTTGAGCAGGTTTTCCTATAAGCTTCACATTATTATGCATACGAACAATTACGTTTCGCGATTGAGGTATGTGCCTATGAACTTTCTCAACGATGACTGCAAACATTCAGAgttagaatatatataaaacgGTAAAACTACAATGTTGGAAAGTTTAAAGCTATAGTAAGGAACGAACGATAGAGCTTGCGCGTTCTTTACTATATGCCGTCCTCAAATGTCTGAACCAAATGGACGTTTTGCATCAAACACGGAAAGAAGATGTGTAGATACATGCGGGGcgaatatttatgtagacATATCCTCACATGTGCGGTGATGCAGAAGTAATACTCGGGGTGGATATTATTTAAAGAATGAAGCACTTGGGAGGGAAGGCCAAAGTAGGTATGTATGCACGCGTGGAAAACGTTTAAGCGGCTATGAGGCGCGTAGAAAAATGTAATCCTTCCATTCTCTatatggggaaaaaagaagttaaaCGTACGAACATTTTTCAGCCTTTTTAAGAGAAACGTAGTTTATTTCAcacacttttaaaaaatgaggagaaggtCCTTTCTTAGTAATAAGCTTCGAACTATGAAATCCACTTTTGTGTGTagatgggaagaaaatggagggaaaaagaaaaaattttgaataattcaCATATTCATTTGGGGACTCTTTGTTTGCTTGAAACTCCCTGGAAGGGCAAACTGCATGTCACGCTCGTTAGATGCGCCCGATGGCTGTTAACATGTACGTTTTCGAAGAAATCGTTAAATGTGGAAAGTCATTAATATTAatagccaaaatgggaatagTCCAATGAAGATATTATAAGAGAGTGTTCACAATTGCTATTCATCTTATTGTTAAATTGGAGTACTATAGGATACCATGCCGTAAATGTGTAAACGTGATGACAGATTTGCAATAACGCGTATCCTTTTCAAATTCTTAGCAGTACACATATTACGATTTATTCTTTCACTTTTGGGAAATGTAAAAGTTACAAAACGTATTGTCAAGTTGCTATTAAAGGGAGAAAGAAATTCCTAgatttgtataattttttttaaaaaaaattacagacTGTGATGAAAATTTGGTGTTTACCAATAATGCAAATATCGCGTAATTTGTGTACAATAAATGGGGTGTACAAATAGGCATTATAAATTTTAGAgttgttttctccttttttgtttttttgcaaaaatttgatattattattgtactTTAACGATGCATCAGTaatgcacatgcatacatacatgtacataaatatgtatataaatatgtatataaatatgtatataaatatatataatatgtatatatgtatatgcacatatatgcatgtacatatttacacagttaaaaagagaaagatcGAAAGCTGTATTTTAAGCACAATAGCTGTTTTCACTTACTAAAAAAGGTTAAACGCATGTTTTCACCCTGAGCCTTTTTGGGTGAAGTTTGTGCtttgttaacatttttttaattctcgccaatgtgttaatttttcatttttttttttgaaagaaaattattaaggTAATTCACATAAATTGCCTAATAGATTTGTCTATAgattttcacatttattaATATCTTTTGATTTACagattttaccatttttgtaattgtttttgtaaattgTATTTCTCCattctaaaaaaagaaaagtatgtatttttattttttacacatttctATCGTGTGCAGTAGATTTCCATATATggcaaaacaaacaaaaaagataGCAAAAACTGAATTAgtgaataaatattattttcttttaatggGAACGCATtataaaaagtacaaaatttaGAACAAGCCATATGAgaagaataaagaaatacaataagagagaaaaataaatatttttctcttttttataaaaacaacttttttttttgttatactTTTGACACTAAATTGTTCTAACCATGTAAGGCAATAGAATACGAATACGCAATTGTGTGTACCCGCTCCTTTCCGTcatattatatgcacattttgatgatttttttatctattccatttttttttcctattttgttttattttcccacttCTCAGCGAAAATATGGTAAAACGCATGGTGAGAAAAGTGACTTTGGTGACGCCTTTGACTTAAGGACCAGGTCTTTAGCATTAAAATATGCTAAATCTAAGGACGTTCCCGTGGTTAAAACTCGTATAGTAGAAGAATTTACACCTGCTGGATTTAAGGAgtataatgaaaattatgaatcgaaatgttttaaatttaagGAGAACGTAGAGAATGGGAAAAGAAAGTgcgatgaaaaatatgaaggaTCAGAATATGGATTCAGGGAGTTCTCTCCCCATGAAGTGCCTCGGAAAGGGGGTTATCGAGGACCAAATCTAATTAAGTTAAGACATCATTTCCCTATGAAACTGAATTTTTCTGATGATGGTGGCCATGATAAAGGTTCAATTTCGCTGATGGACACGCTGCCAGGTTCATTAAGaacatgtgaaaaaatgatttacgCCCCAAAGAAAAAACTTAGAAACATGTCAAAAGATGAGGTAATGGAAGAACCACCAAAATATTCAGTATTGGATATCATGTCTAATGGATTAAGGTTATATCCAAAGGGTGCAGAAGGGGGTGgttacaaattaaaaaatcaggCACAAGGGGGGTTAAGAGAGGATCGAAAGAGTGAAAATTCAGGAGAAGCTGAACTGAAGAACacggaaaaaggagaactaAGAGAGATAGAAAAACGAGGAGATTTACAAGAAAATGCAATGAAAAATAAGCCCAAAGGGGGATTGAAAGagggggaaaggggggaagactCACAAGAAATTGCACTACGAAACAAACCAAAAGAAGGACTACGAGGGGCTAAATGGGGGAAGAATCATTGGAAACTGCTCTAAAAAACAAGCCAAAAGGAGGTCTAAGAGAGGTAGAAAGGCGAGGGGATTCACAAGAAACTGCACTAAAAAATAAGCCAAAAGAAGGACTAAGTGATGACCAAAAAATAAGCCATTTGAGTAATACTACCACAAAATATACACCTCAAGGTATGCCAGAGCATGCAGAAATAGACAAGCCAACTGACGCTTCATCAGTGCTTACACTTCCCTCAATGAAggatagtaaaaaaatagacaagcCAACTGACGCTTCTACAACGCTTACACTTCCTACTGTGAAGGAGAACGAAGCAATAGACCAAACGACTGACGCATCCACAATACTTACACTTCCTACTGTGAGGGAGAATGAAACAATAGACCAAAAGACGGAGGTTTCTACAACGCCTACACTTCCTACTATGAAGGatagtgaaaaaatagacaaacCAACTGACTCTTCCACGAAATATAAGTATCAGACTTTGAAGGATAGTGAAGTAAAAGACAAGCCAACTGATGCTTCTACATCACATACAGTTCATACTATTAAGGATAGTGGAGAAATAGACAAACCAACTGACTCTTCCACGAAATATAAGCATCAGACTTCGAAggatagtaaaaaaatagacaagcCAACTGACTCTTCGTGGAAAATTCAGTTGGTTTGTCTATTTTCACTATCCTTAGAACTCTGATACTTATATTTCGTGGAAGAGTCAGTTGGTTTGTCTTTTACTTCACTATCCTTCATAGTAGGAAGTGTAGGCATTGCAGAAGCATCAGTAGGTTGGtctattttttcactatCCTTAGAACTCTGATACTTATATTTCGTTGAAAAGTCAGATGGTTTGTCTTTTACTTCACTATCCTTCATAGTAGGATGTGTAAGCGTTGTAGAAGCATCAGTAGGTTGGTCTATTTTTCCACTATCCTTAGAACTcttatacttatatttcGTTGAAAAGTCAGATGGCTTCTCTACTTTTTCACTATCCTTCAAGGACTGGAACTTATATTTCGTGGAAGAGTCAGTTGGTTTGTCTATTTTTCCACTATCCTTCGTAGTAGGAAGTGTAAGTGTTGTAGAAGCGTCTGTTGGTTTGTCTACTTTTTCACAAggatagtaaaaaaattgacaaaccTACTAACGCTTCTGCAACGGTTACACTTCCTACTATGAAAGAGAAGGAAACAATGGACCAAAAGACTGACGCATCTACAACGCTTACACTTCCTACTATCAAGGATAGTGAAGATATAGGCAAACCAACTGATTCTTCCACGAAATATAAATCCCCTATTATGAGGGATTATTTAGAAGCCGAAAAGTCATCTTATACTTCTGCACAATATATTGACTCTACTACGAGTGATTTAACAGGTGGAGATAAAGCACCGAACGATACCTCAAATAATAAGTACCCATATGTGAAAGGcttctttcatttatttaattcgtCAGACCCTTTGACAAGTGATAAAGTTGCTACCActggagagaaaaaggtaGAGTCAACAAACGATTCGACGACGGATAACTCTCCGGATAAactaaaagaaaatgaagtgaAGGATGCCATACCAAACACAGGAACGTATCGCATAGGTCCAGCTTTATATAATGAACAGAGAACAAAAAATCTATCACCGTTTGCCTCAACCAAGATCAATTCTCCAGTAGGAATCAGAATTGATGATAAAGGAGATGAATCCTTAAATTTTGGAACTGAGGACACCCACGTTGGTTTGTTAAAAGAGCATGATAAGAATAACGCAACAGAAAACGAAGCAGAAAATGTTGAAACCCCAAATGATCTAACAGAATCTAAAAAGAaagatgaaaagaaaattggtTCCTGGAAACATTCGTATCCAAATGTAGCTAAACCTGACACGAAAGACCCATTTGCTTATAGGGTGCGGAAGTACCAAGATCCTAAGGTAAACGAAACTGGAAAGAAAGTTCATATGTCATGTTCGACATGGCAACATTTATATCCAAAGACAAGCGCAACTGAAAAGAACAATCattcacctttttcttcgCAGAAATACACTTACCCTAAGGAAAAGGAGTCcgaaaacgaaaaggtgGATCAAAAATCAGATGCTACTTTGAAGGACCCAGCTTCTCCTTTCAATGTGAATAAAAGTGAATCAGCAGGAACAAATGCTGAGTCAAATGACAATTCTCATGTTAGATTAGAAGAGGAAACTAGTGAAAAACCATCAGCAGCCATTTCTTCAATTGATAAATATCCTGTTATAGAAGAACCGGAAGAATTGGAGTACGAACACGAGGGAGAAGATGAAGACAGACATGGAGCATCGAAAGGGCATTACCAGAATGGAGTAGATGATTATGGGGAAGACGAAGACCAAGATTGGTATGAAGAATCAACAGGTAAATACCGACATGGATTAGATGACTATGAGGAAGACGCAGACCAAGATTGGTATGAAGAACCAAGAGGTAAATACCGACATAGATATGATGACTatgaggaagacgaagagCAAGATTGGTATGAAGAACCAACAGGTAAATACCGACATAGATTTGATGACTATGAGGAAGACGCAGACCAAGATTGGTATGAAGAACCAAGAGGTAAATACCGACATAGATTAGATGATTACAAAAGGGAGcatggagaggaagaagacacaTATGGATATGAAGATTCAAAAGATGAATATTATAATGGAATTGACGATTATGAAGATTACGAAGAGTACGAAGATGGGTATGAAGCATTGAAGGATGAACATCGCGGTGGAGTAGATGATTATGAGGAATATGGGCATATGTATGAAGATCCAAGAGATGGATACCATTACATGTCGGACGGCTATAATGGAGATAGTGAAGAGGAACAACA
It includes:
- a CDS encoding hypothetical protein (putative); its protein translation is MDQKTDASTTLTLPTIKDSEDIGKPTDSSTKYKSPIMRDYLEAEKSSYTSAQYIDSTTSDLTGGDKAPNDTSNNKYPYVKGFFHLFNSSDPLTSDKVATTGEKKVESTNDSTTDNSPDKLKENEVKDAIPNTGTYRIGPALYNEQRTKNLSPFASTKINSPVGIRIDDKGDESLNFGTEDTHVGLLKEHDKNNATENEAENVETPNDLTESKKKDEKKIGSWKHSYPNVAKPDTKDPFAYRVRKYQDPKKYTYPKEKESENEKVDQKSDATLKDPASPFNVNKSESAGTNAESNDNSHVRLEEETSEKPSAAISSIDKYPVIEEPEELEYEHEGEDEDRHGASKGHYQNGVDDYGEDEDQDWYEESTGKYRHGLDDYEEDADQDWYEEPRGKYRHRYDDYEEDEEQDWYEEPTGKYRHRFDDYEEDADQDWYEEPRGKYRHRLDDYKREHGEEEDTYGYEDSKDEYYNGIDDYEDYEEYEDGYEALKDEHRGGVDDYEEYGHMYEDPRDGYHYMSDGYNGDSEEEQHRAGFEGSTSDYDYTSDDYESEHEEGEREQRYEEWVERHPDGLGEAVKGEAVKGETVKGETVKGETVKGETVKGETVEGETVEEETEEGESEEGESEEGETEDEIEESKKKYGPEIPSNVLEDWEDSDEEIYTKTSNSSSSKKDQNNKKKNEKKNKKKGKKKRKCYLFCLF